In one Pseudomonas sp. 31-12 genomic region, the following are encoded:
- a CDS encoding FadR/GntR family transcriptional regulator: MSSSFHASTVDWLGCWIAAGQVRPGETIKVEADLGEQLGVSRTVIREAIKTLVAKGMLEVGPKVGTRVLPVRRWNLFDPQVVGWLSRSGLPENFVDDLLDLRRTIEPMAVRWACERATVEQVQAILQAYNALERAVDSGIDYNHADQIFHECILAASHNQFIEQMVPALGALLAVSFEVSAADPDELRRTLPIHKDMADAIAARDAARGVWACMTLIDNADLAIKRFYPQVMADKKAS, translated from the coding sequence ATGTCCAGCAGTTTTCATGCGTCGACCGTCGATTGGCTGGGTTGCTGGATAGCTGCAGGCCAGGTCAGGCCCGGCGAAACCATCAAGGTCGAAGCCGACCTGGGTGAGCAACTCGGTGTCAGTCGCACGGTCATTCGCGAAGCCATCAAGACCTTGGTCGCCAAAGGCATGCTCGAAGTCGGGCCGAAGGTCGGCACGCGGGTGTTGCCGGTGCGGCGCTGGAATCTTTTTGATCCGCAAGTCGTGGGTTGGCTGTCACGCAGCGGCTTGCCGGAAAACTTCGTCGACGACTTGCTCGATCTGCGTCGCACCATCGAACCGATGGCCGTGCGCTGGGCGTGCGAGCGCGCGACGGTCGAACAGGTTCAGGCAATATTGCAGGCTTACAACGCGCTGGAGAGGGCGGTGGACAGCGGCATCGATTACAACCACGCCGACCAGATCTTTCACGAGTGCATACTCGCCGCCAGCCACAACCAGTTCATCGAACAAATGGTCCCGGCCCTCGGTGCGCTGTTGGCTGTTTCTTTTGAAGTGTCTGCCGCCGACCCGGACGAACTGCGCCGCACGCTGCCGATTCACAAAGACATGGCCGATGCCATCGCCGCCCGGGATGCCGCGCGGGGTGTCTGGGCCTGCATGACCCTGATCGATAACGCGGACCTGGCGATCAAACGCTTCTATCCGCAAGTCATGGCCGACAAAAAAGCCAGCTGA